Proteins from a genomic interval of Nostoc sp. TCL240-02:
- a CDS encoding serine/threonine-protein kinase yields the protein MSYCLNPHCPKPENPADVKFCRTCGSKLLLKERYRAIKPIGQGGFGKTFLAVDEDKPSKPRCVIKQFYPQSQGTNTLAKAVELFNQEAVRLDELGKHPQIPELLAYFTQEARQYLVQEFIDGQNLAQELAHLGAFNETQIRQLLNDLLSVLQFCHARHVIHRDIKPENIILRNGDGKLVLVDFGAAKSAIGNALNQTGTSIGSPEYVAPEQMRGRAVFASDIYSLGATCINLLTQRSPFDSYDTHNDAWVWQQYLKTPVSNELSRIINKMLESIPIRRYQTVDEVLKDLNHQSQVAATPAISQKSIPQSLPNSPATFVSPSPSQIDLELEELKTQFLVGNKPQPNKIQPPTPTSQPTSTNEIDRELEELKAKYLGNNNP from the coding sequence ATGAGCTACTGCCTTAATCCCCATTGTCCCAAGCCTGAAAATCCTGCTGATGTCAAGTTTTGCCGGACTTGCGGTTCTAAATTACTCCTCAAAGAACGTTACCGTGCTATCAAACCGATCGGACAAGGTGGTTTTGGCAAAACCTTCTTAGCTGTGGATGAAGATAAACCCTCAAAACCACGCTGCGTAATTAAGCAATTTTATCCCCAATCCCAAGGCACTAACACTCTTGCAAAGGCTGTAGAGTTATTTAACCAAGAAGCGGTTCGGTTAGATGAATTGGGCAAACATCCTCAAATTCCCGAATTACTGGCATATTTTACCCAGGAAGCTCGGCAATATCTTGTACAAGAATTTATCGACGGGCAAAACTTAGCCCAGGAATTGGCACATCTGGGTGCTTTTAATGAAACGCAAATCCGGCAACTATTAAATGATTTATTGTCAGTTTTGCAATTTTGTCATGCGAGACACGTAATTCACCGCGATATTAAGCCAGAAAATATTATTTTACGTAACGGTGATGGCAAACTAGTATTAGTAGATTTTGGTGCAGCCAAATCTGCCATTGGCAACGCCTTAAATCAAACTGGTACTAGTATTGGTAGCCCAGAATATGTTGCCCCTGAGCAAATGAGAGGTAGGGCTGTTTTTGCCAGTGATATTTACAGTTTGGGTGCTACCTGTATTAATTTATTAACTCAGCGATCGCCTTTCGATTCTTATGATACCCACAACGATGCTTGGGTTTGGCAGCAATATTTGAAAACCCCTGTTAGTAACGAGTTGAGTCGGATTATCAACAAGATGCTAGAAAGTATTCCCATTCGGCGTTATCAAACAGTGGATGAAGTTCTCAAAGACTTAAATCACCAGTCGCAAGTAGCAGCCACGCCAGCGATCTCGCAAAAATCTATCCCTCAATCACTACCTAATTCTCCAGCCACATTTGTATCGCCATCTCCTAGTCAAATCGATCTAGAATTAGAGGAACTTAAAACCCAATTTTTGGTTGGTAACAAACCTCAGCCAAATAAAATACAACCACCAACTCCCACATCTCAACCTACAAGTACAAACGAGATAGATCGAGAATTAGAAGAATTAAAAGCTAAATATCTTGGTAATAATAACCCATAA
- a CDS encoding isopenicillin N synthase family oxygenase, whose protein sequence is MKNLQVVEKEFSSVPIIDISTLVSRKGNLHSVASQIRQACRESGFFYIIGHGVDEKLQQRLEELSRQFFAQDLETKLKIRMALAGIAWRGYFPVGGELTSGKPDLKEGIYFGAELPDEHPQVQAGTPMHGSNLFPANIPQFGETLLEYIEAMTNLGHTLMTGIALSLGLEESYFADRYTSDPLVLFRIFNYPPNLSPSDSDPLWGVGEHTDYGVLTILKQDDSGGLQVKSKSGWVATPPIPGSFVCNIGDMLDKMTAGLYRSTPHRVQNQSQNHRLSFPFFFDPNFDVEVKAIELDNIVANDNISDRWDNANIHDFRGTYGDYVLNKVSKVFPELRRTVL, encoded by the coding sequence ATGAAAAACTTGCAAGTTGTGGAGAAAGAGTTTTCATCCGTCCCGATTATTGATATCAGCACCTTGGTTTCTAGAAAAGGAAATCTCCATTCCGTTGCATCTCAGATTAGGCAAGCGTGTCGAGAATCTGGATTTTTCTATATTATCGGACATGGTGTAGACGAAAAATTGCAACAACGACTCGAAGAACTCAGCCGCCAGTTTTTCGCGCAGGATTTGGAAACTAAACTTAAAATTCGTATGGCTTTGGCAGGTATTGCATGGCGAGGTTATTTCCCCGTCGGTGGCGAACTAACATCCGGTAAACCCGACTTGAAAGAAGGTATTTACTTTGGCGCTGAACTCCCAGACGAACACCCACAAGTGCAAGCTGGTACTCCCATGCATGGTTCAAACCTCTTCCCCGCCAACATTCCCCAATTTGGCGAAACATTACTTGAATATATAGAGGCGATGACAAACTTGGGACACACTCTCATGACTGGTATAGCCTTGAGTTTGGGATTAGAAGAATCTTACTTTGCTGACCGTTATACTTCAGATCCTTTAGTGTTGTTTCGCATCTTTAACTATCCTCCTAATTTATCACCCTCAGATAGTGATCCGCTCTGGGGTGTTGGCGAACATACAGATTATGGCGTTTTAACCATTCTTAAACAAGACGATTCTGGCGGATTACAGGTTAAATCCAAATCAGGTTGGGTTGCTACGCCTCCCATTCCCGGTTCCTTTGTCTGTAACATCGGCGATATGCTAGATAAAATGACGGCTGGTTTGTATCGTTCTACACCTCATCGTGTACAAAACCAGTCCCAAAATCATCGCCTTTCGTTTCCCTTCTTTTTCGATCCCAATTTTGATGTAGAAGTTAAGGCCATTGAATTAGATAATATAGTGGCGAATGACAATATAAGCGATCGCTGGGATAATGCTAACATCCATGATTTTCGCGGAACTTATGGTGATTATGTGTTGAATAAGGTGTCTAAAGTTTTTCCCGAATTGCGGCGAACAGTCTTATAA
- a CDS encoding DUF4870 domain-containing protein codes for MRQKPKQQMRIWAVLCHFSALLGWILLVFIVFLGIPLYLPLNLLAPLMIWRFKKSQYPWIDLQGKESLNFQFSLTLYTLIVIIVSLILLLTSLSIVVTNNGSSNQIKNTLDGLIIVLVSLFSFKLVLQLFLVTFASVKAYKGEHYRYPLTIRVLR; via the coding sequence ATGAGACAAAAACCTAAACAACAAATGCGTATATGGGCGGTTTTGTGTCATTTCTCGGCTTTGTTAGGATGGATATTATTAGTTTTTATAGTATTTCTTGGCATTCCTTTATATTTACCTTTAAATCTTTTAGCTCCCCTGATGATTTGGCGCTTTAAAAAATCCCAATATCCTTGGATTGATTTACAAGGAAAAGAATCCTTAAATTTTCAATTTTCTTTAACACTATATACCTTGATTGTTATAATAGTATCCTTAATTTTATTATTAACTAGTTTGAGTATAGTTGTGACTAACAACGGTTCATCTAATCAAATAAAAAACACTTTAGACGGCTTGATAATTGTACTGGTGTCATTATTCTCATTCAAACTAGTATTACAATTATTTTTAGTGACTTTTGCCTCTGTCAAAGCTTATAAGGGCGAGCATTATCGTTACCCTTTAACAATTAGAGTTTTACGATAA
- the gndA gene encoding NADP-dependent phosphogluconate dehydrogenase, which yields MTLQSFGVIGLAVMGENIALNVERNGFPIAVYNRSREKTDAFMAQRATGRNVKAAFTLEEFVALLERPRKILVMVQAGKPVDAVIAQLKPLLEEGDIIIDGGNSWFEDTERRTQELEPAGLRYLGMGVSGGEEGALNGPSLMPGGTTSSYEFLSPIFNKIAAQVDDGPCVTYIGPGGSGHYVKMVHNGIEYGDMQLIAEAYDLLKNVAGLDHNQLHEVFAEWNTTDELDSFLIEITKNIFPYIDPETNKPLVDLIVDAAGQKGTGRWTVQTALELGVAIPTITAAVNARIISSIKDERVAASKVLTGPSGKYDGQTKDFINKVRDALYCSKICSYAQGMALLSTASKTYNWNLDLGEMARIWKGGCIIRARFLNKIKKAFSENPALPNLLLAPEFKQTILDRQTAWREVIATAATLGIPVPAFSASLDYFDSYRRDRLPQNLTQAQRDYFGAHTYLRLDKPGSFHTEWVPIAEAKK from the coding sequence ATGACACTACAAAGCTTTGGTGTGATTGGATTAGCCGTTATGGGTGAGAACATCGCTCTCAACGTGGAGCGCAATGGCTTCCCAATTGCAGTTTACAACCGCTCCCGCGAAAAAACGGATGCGTTTATGGCGCAGCGTGCTACAGGACGGAACGTCAAAGCCGCCTTTACTCTAGAAGAATTCGTTGCCTTATTGGAACGTCCCCGCAAAATCCTAGTAATGGTGCAAGCTGGTAAGCCAGTGGATGCGGTGATTGCTCAACTCAAACCCTTGTTAGAGGAAGGCGATATCATTATCGACGGTGGCAACTCTTGGTTTGAAGATACGGAACGACGCACTCAGGAATTAGAACCCGCAGGGCTTCGGTATCTTGGTATGGGTGTCAGTGGCGGTGAAGAAGGGGCACTAAATGGCCCATCTCTGATGCCTGGAGGTACAACAAGCTCTTACGAGTTTCTATCACCAATTTTCAACAAAATTGCTGCCCAAGTCGATGATGGCCCTTGTGTAACCTACATTGGCCCTGGTGGTTCTGGTCACTATGTCAAAATGGTACACAACGGCATTGAGTATGGCGATATGCAGCTAATTGCTGAAGCCTACGACTTGCTGAAAAATGTTGCTGGATTAGACCATAATCAGCTACATGAGGTGTTTGCTGAATGGAATACCACCGATGAACTCGATTCATTTTTGATTGAGATTACAAAAAATATCTTCCCATATATTGATCCAGAAACAAATAAACCCCTGGTGGATTTGATTGTTGATGCAGCAGGTCAAAAGGGAACTGGACGCTGGACTGTGCAAACTGCGTTGGAATTGGGAGTTGCTATTCCTACAATTACAGCAGCAGTTAATGCCCGGATTATATCTTCGATTAAAGATGAGCGGGTTGCGGCATCTAAAGTCCTCACAGGCCCCAGTGGGAAGTATGACGGGCAAACCAAGGACTTTATCAATAAAGTTCGTGATGCTCTCTATTGCTCAAAAATCTGTTCTTATGCTCAAGGGATGGCGTTGCTATCCACAGCTTCAAAAACATATAACTGGAATTTGGATCTGGGCGAAATGGCGCGGATTTGGAAAGGTGGTTGTATTATTCGCGCTCGCTTTTTGAATAAGATTAAGAAGGCTTTTAGCGAAAATCCAGCTTTGCCTAACTTGCTGTTAGCTCCCGAATTTAAGCAGACAATTCTCGACAGACAGACAGCTTGGCGGGAAGTTATTGCAACAGCAGCAACTCTGGGAATTCCAGTCCCCGCATTTAGCGCATCCTTGGATTATTTTGACAGCTATCGCCGCGATCGCCTACCTCAAAACTTGACTCAAGCACAACGCGATTACTTCGGCGCACATACCTACCTGCGTCTTGACAAGCCCGGAAGTTTCCATACAGAATGGGTACCCATTGCTGAAGCTAAGAAGTAA
- a CDS encoding HNH endonuclease, with translation MSKTPRIRIPPEVKKYVFERDKYQCQSCGKTTTETHLSIDHIIPLGRGGQNDISNLQTLCLTCNQQKTDNIDPRFRRYFEL, from the coding sequence ATGAGCAAAACTCCCCGTATTCGTATCCCGCCGGAAGTCAAGAAATATGTTTTTGAACGTGACAAATATCAATGCCAAAGCTGCGGTAAAACTACTACAGAAACTCACCTCAGCATTGACCATATCATTCCTCTTGGCCGTGGTGGCCAAAATGATATTAGTAATTTACAAACCCTCTGTCTTACCTGCAATCAGCAGAAAACAGATAATATCGATCCACGTTTTCGACGATATTTTGAGCTTTAG
- a CDS encoding BamA/TamA family outer membrane protein yields MRVQITVVAIAAMLVSGKNLEALADSQPSTQDGASGIVTPEATIHIEGGYAQYGDYIGVSLADNQTLEISQKVVKDIQIRFLNSRGLPIRGRTQKDFVIGLLKLKPGQVFSKDLLQADLQRLRRLESFNQVNVYPKEDASSVNILYVIKERSFPSLIFGGGNNDDVGLYGQVGYRDENVSGVNDRLNTVLQFSTKDVQFNGQFTSRYRSEEPNRLGYSIRGFRSRNTSGTFNDDIRLADGSKVREGRFGGSVALLRSFDEWDTSVALNYTRISLRDGEYNVVQVDRLGSPLSVSGTGIDDLYTVSFAVSRDRRDRRDNPTQGSILTLITEQAIPIGLGNIFSNRLRGDYIQYLPVSWIGNGRPTDNPEMLAINLQIGTTIGDFPPADAFNIGGIDSVRGYGYGKVASGRSYGLASVEYRFPIFQSVGGVVFTDFASDFGSSDTVLGEPGVLRGKPGSGFGYGLGLRLNSPFGLIRGDLGISDQGEVRFEVTTGQRF; encoded by the coding sequence ATGCGAGTTCAAATAACTGTAGTTGCGATCGCAGCAATGTTAGTGAGTGGTAAAAATCTAGAGGCCCTTGCAGACTCGCAACCATCCACTCAAGATGGGGCTAGTGGGATTGTCACACCAGAAGCTACGATCCATATAGAGGGAGGATACGCCCAATATGGTGATTATATCGGAGTTAGTTTAGCAGATAACCAAACGCTGGAAATTTCCCAAAAAGTTGTCAAAGATATCCAGATTCGTTTTCTTAATAGCAGAGGTCTGCCAATTAGAGGGCGAACTCAGAAAGATTTTGTCATTGGTTTGCTAAAACTCAAGCCAGGTCAGGTATTCAGTAAAGATTTACTTCAAGCAGACTTGCAACGCTTGAGGAGATTAGAGTCATTCAACCAAGTCAATGTCTACCCTAAAGAAGATGCTTCTAGTGTTAATATCCTTTATGTAATCAAAGAGCGTAGCTTCCCTTCTCTCATCTTTGGAGGCGGTAATAACGATGACGTTGGGCTATACGGTCAGGTTGGTTATAGAGATGAAAACGTTAGCGGAGTGAACGATAGATTAAATACAGTTTTGCAGTTCAGCACTAAAGATGTCCAATTTAATGGTCAATTTACTAGTCGTTATCGTTCTGAAGAACCAAATCGCTTAGGCTATAGCATTAGAGGTTTTCGTAGTAGAAATACATCGGGAACCTTCAACGACGATATCAGATTGGCTGACGGCAGCAAAGTCCGAGAAGGAAGATTTGGTGGTTCTGTAGCACTTTTACGATCTTTTGATGAGTGGGATACATCTGTAGCGCTCAACTATACCAGAATTAGTCTACGCGATGGAGAATATAACGTTGTCCAGGTTGATAGATTGGGGAGTCCTCTATCTGTGAGCGGCACTGGAATTGATGACTTATATACAGTATCATTTGCTGTATCCAGAGATCGACGCGATCGCCGAGACAATCCGACTCAAGGATCAATTCTCACCTTGATTACAGAACAAGCAATACCTATTGGACTAGGGAATATTTTCAGCAACCGCTTGCGGGGAGACTATATTCAGTATTTACCAGTTAGTTGGATAGGTAATGGTAGACCAACTGATAATCCAGAAATGTTGGCGATTAATTTACAAATTGGTACGACGATTGGAGATTTCCCACCCGCCGATGCTTTTAATATTGGTGGGATAGATTCTGTCAGAGGTTACGGTTATGGTAAAGTTGCCAGTGGTCGGAGTTATGGTTTAGCTTCTGTGGAATATCGGTTCCCAATTTTTCAGTCAGTAGGGGGAGTTGTTTTTACTGACTTCGCCTCAGATTTCGGGTCTAGTGATACCGTGTTAGGAGAACCAGGAGTCTTACGAGGCAAACCTGGAAGTGGCTTTGGTTACGGTTTAGGATTGCGCTTGAACTCACCCTTTGGGCTAATTCGAGGCGACTTAGGAATTAGCGACCAAGGAGAAGTTAGATTTGAAGTGACTACTGGTCAGCGATTTTAA
- a CDS encoding DUF3536 domain-containing protein, producing MTSAAEMPASSGSTLTLHSDPNNTRETDPLRKANGVYVTVHGHFYQPPRENPYLDAIERQPSAAPFHDWNERIHWECYRPNAFARVLNDQGEVVGIVNNYEYFSFNIGATLMSWLERYDVEVYQRILEADTKSSQRLHGHGNAIAQVYNHIIMPLANERDKYTQIRWGKEDFRSRFGRDPEGMWLAETAVDYATLEALVAEGIRFIILAPSQALRCRPLPTQDHPHPEWIEVGGSQIDSTRPYRCYLKPTLDTSSSPLSAIATSPKDGSREELPYIDIFFYDGPISRDMGFSDVVYNSSHFAGRISSAVRGDHRPAQLISVATDGETFGHHKKGTEKTLAYAFTKEFPQQGWTVTNFAHYLSLNSPSWEVELKSVTAWSCAHGVGRWEDDCGCGGEGGVWHQKWRRPLRDALNWLRDQLTEVYEEHGRQLFRDPWQTRDEYIQVMRDRSAGNVNRFLARHQTHKLTAAEQVDALRLLEMQRHALLMFTSCGWFFEEISRPEGTQILRYAARALELAGEVAGVQLEKGFVKRLGLAPSNVDEFKHGAEIYRQLVLTAQLGFKQVASHYAITSLFNNQKPAQTHNSLPRKDVADKQSQRYHKKVYCYAANELDYQLQRMGSLTLAVGNLKLVSEITWESEHLVFAVLHLGGWDFHCCIQQFTGRRDYSQIKEKLFGALKQASAAHTILAMTQLFGEEAFSLQNLFAEERHRIMRLLSQETLTRLGQLYTQAYRDNYGVLMAFHRDELAVPQELQVAADIALGHRCLMTLRSLEQEIADPQKSWSHILELEAIATEAKHLRCRLNIPDGKQMLEQLIARSLWQLLHDANGSFNADIQLLERLIDVGDQLNIDVSLQRSQELYFSCLHSQIAPVCITSVGNEADNQCLQLLKLGKKLAVDVSAISNQLR from the coding sequence ATGACTTCTGCTGCTGAAATGCCGGCTAGCTCTGGCTCAACGTTAACATTACATTCAGATCCCAATAACACTAGAGAAACCGATCCCCTGAGAAAGGCTAATGGTGTTTATGTGACGGTGCATGGTCATTTTTACCAGCCACCAAGGGAAAACCCTTATCTGGACGCAATTGAACGCCAACCGAGCGCTGCACCTTTCCATGACTGGAATGAGCGGATTCATTGGGAATGCTATCGCCCGAATGCCTTTGCCAGAGTCTTAAATGACCAAGGTGAAGTGGTGGGGATCGTCAATAATTACGAATATTTTAGTTTTAATATCGGGGCAACGCTGATGTCGTGGCTAGAACGCTACGATGTGGAGGTTTATCAGCGCATTTTAGAGGCAGATACTAAGAGTAGCCAACGCTTGCATGGTCACGGCAATGCGATCGCGCAAGTATACAATCACATCATCATGCCTCTGGCGAATGAACGCGACAAATATACTCAAATTCGCTGGGGTAAAGAAGACTTTCGCTCCCGTTTTGGCCGCGATCCCGAAGGAATGTGGTTAGCGGAAACTGCTGTAGACTATGCAACTTTAGAGGCTCTTGTTGCTGAGGGTATTCGTTTCATTATCCTTGCACCATCCCAAGCACTGCGTTGCCGTCCTCTCCCCACTCAAGATCATCCCCATCCGGAATGGATCGAAGTTGGCGGTAGTCAGATTGATTCTACCCGTCCCTATCGTTGTTATTTGAAGCCCACACTAGATACTTCATCTTCACCTCTAAGTGCAATCGCCACTAGCCCCAAAGACGGTAGTAGAGAAGAATTACCCTACATTGATATCTTCTTCTACGATGGCCCGATATCGCGGGATATGGGTTTTAGTGATGTGGTTTATAATTCCAGTCACTTTGCCGGACGTATAAGCTCGGCAGTGCGTGGGGATCATCGTCCAGCACAGTTAATTTCTGTGGCGACAGATGGGGAAACCTTCGGACATCACAAAAAGGGAACTGAGAAAACTTTAGCCTACGCCTTTACTAAAGAGTTTCCTCAACAAGGTTGGACAGTAACGAACTTCGCCCACTACCTCAGCCTCAATTCTCCCAGTTGGGAAGTGGAATTGAAGTCAGTCACAGCCTGGAGTTGCGCCCACGGTGTCGGCAGATGGGAGGATGACTGTGGTTGCGGTGGTGAAGGCGGTGTCTGGCATCAGAAATGGCGTCGTCCCCTACGGGATGCCCTAAATTGGCTGCGGGATCAGCTAACTGAGGTTTATGAGGAACATGGTAGACAGTTATTTCGCGATCCCTGGCAAACACGGGATGAATATATCCAAGTAATGCGCGATCGCTCTGCTGGCAATGTCAACCGTTTCTTAGCCCGTCATCAAACCCACAAACTAACAGCAGCCGAACAAGTAGACGCTTTGCGCTTATTAGAAATGCAGCGTCACGCTTTATTGATGTTTACTAGTTGCGGTTGGTTTTTTGAAGAAATTTCCCGTCCAGAGGGGACGCAAATTCTTCGCTACGCTGCCCGTGCTTTGGAATTAGCAGGGGAAGTGGCTGGTGTGCAGTTGGAAAAAGGCTTTGTCAAACGTCTTGGTTTAGCCCCCAGTAATGTCGATGAATTCAAACACGGTGCGGAAATTTATCGACAACTCGTGTTAACTGCCCAACTTGGCTTTAAGCAAGTAGCATCCCATTACGCCATCACTTCCCTATTTAACAATCAGAAACCGGCACAGACGCACAATTCTTTGCCTAGAAAAGATGTTGCTGACAAACAATCTCAGCGTTACCACAAAAAAGTTTATTGCTATGCTGCCAATGAGCTAGATTACCAACTGCAACGGATGGGATCGCTCACTCTGGCTGTAGGAAATTTAAAGCTGGTATCAGAAATTACTTGGGAAAGTGAGCATTTGGTATTTGCGGTTCTCCATTTGGGAGGCTGGGATTTCCATTGCTGCATTCAACAATTTACCGGGCGGCGTGACTACAGCCAAATCAAAGAAAAGCTGTTTGGGGCACTAAAACAAGCTAGTGCGGCTCATACTATCTTGGCCATGACACAGCTATTTGGCGAAGAAGCTTTCAGCTTACAAAATCTATTTGCTGAAGAACGCCACCGGATTATGCGGCTGCTTAGTCAGGAAACGCTGACACGTTTAGGACAGTTGTATACTCAAGCCTATCGTGATAATTACGGGGTGCTGATGGCGTTCCATCGAGATGAACTAGCAGTACCACAAGAATTGCAGGTAGCAGCCGATATTGCTTTAGGGCATCGCTGTCTGATGACATTGCGATCGCTTGAGCAAGAGATTGCCGATCCCCAAAAGAGTTGGAGTCACATCTTAGAATTGGAAGCGATCGCTACTGAAGCAAAACATCTGCGTTGTCGGCTGAATATTCCCGACGGTAAGCAGATGTTAGAACAGTTAATTGCGCGATCGCTCTGGCAATTGTTGCACGATGCCAATGGTAGCTTTAATGCAGATATCCAACTGTTGGAGAGATTGATTGATGTCGGGGATCAACTAAATATTGATGTTTCCCTACAGCGATCGCAGGAACTATACTTTAGTTGTCTGCACAGTCAAATAGCGCCGGTGTGTATTACTAGCGTTGGGAATGAAGCAGATAATCAGTGTCTCCAGTTGCTCAAGTTAGGTAAAAAGTTAGCCGTTGATGTTAGCGCGATCTCAAATCAGTTGAGATAG
- a CDS encoding Gfo/Idh/MocA family protein produces the protein MIGIAIAGTGFGQKVHIPGFQAHPQTEVVAVYHRDINKAKAIAESHNIPHSSDSLADIVALPEVQAVSISTPPFLHYEMAKTVLQAGKHLLLEKPTTLNAIEAKELYQLAKAKGVIATVDFEFRFVPAWQLFAELLSENYVGELRLIKIDWLGSSRADTSRPWNWYSDKEKGGGALGSLGSHAFDYIHWLFGPVRRLNAHLTTAIPTRVDPVSGESKPVNTDDNCILTLELANGTPCQLSISAVVHAPRTHWVEVYGDRGTLIVGSENQKDYIHGFRVWGSQTGKPLTEIEIPNRLIFPKNYADGRISAFIRVVDEWVQGIERNQEITPSLREGIYSQLLMDLSHESHTKTSWVDVPSLEEFLNH, from the coding sequence ATGATTGGAATTGCGATCGCAGGCACTGGATTTGGTCAAAAAGTTCACATCCCTGGATTTCAAGCACATCCTCAAACCGAGGTAGTTGCTGTTTATCATCGAGATATAAATAAAGCCAAAGCCATTGCAGAATCCCATAATATACCTCACTCCTCTGATTCTCTGGCTGATATTGTGGCATTACCAGAAGTACAAGCAGTCAGTATCTCTACGCCGCCATTTTTACATTATGAAATGGCAAAAACTGTACTACAAGCTGGAAAACATTTATTACTAGAAAAACCGACAACCTTAAATGCAATTGAAGCTAAAGAACTTTATCAGTTAGCGAAAGCAAAAGGCGTAATTGCGACTGTAGATTTTGAATTTCGCTTTGTCCCAGCATGGCAGTTATTTGCTGAATTACTATCAGAAAATTATGTGGGTGAGTTACGCTTAATTAAAATTGATTGGTTAGGTTCTTCTCGTGCTGATACTTCACGCCCTTGGAATTGGTATTCTGACAAAGAAAAAGGAGGCGGTGCATTAGGATCTTTGGGTTCCCACGCCTTCGATTACATTCACTGGTTATTCGGGCCAGTTCGGAGATTAAACGCCCATTTAACTACTGCAATTCCTACACGAGTTGACCCTGTGAGTGGAGAATCGAAGCCAGTCAATACAGATGACAACTGTATATTAACGCTGGAATTAGCCAATGGTACACCTTGCCAACTTTCTATCAGTGCGGTTGTTCATGCACCAAGAACACATTGGGTAGAAGTGTATGGCGATCGCGGTACATTAATTGTAGGTAGTGAAAATCAAAAAGATTATATCCACGGTTTTCGTGTTTGGGGTTCCCAGACGGGTAAACCCTTGACGGAAATAGAAATACCAAATCGGTTAATTTTCCCGAAAAATTATGCTGATGGGCGCATTTCAGCATTTATCCGCGTAGTAGATGAATGGGTGCAAGGAATTGAACGCAATCAGGAAATTACCCCATCACTACGAGAAGGAATTTATTCTCAATTGTTGATGGATTTATCCCATGAATCGCATACAAAGACAAGTTGGGTAGATGTACCTAGTTTGGAAGAATTTCTTAATCACTAG
- the cax gene encoding calcium/proton exchanger: MSTKNIILFVLLLFIPVSVAAHFLEWGELIVFITAGLAILPLAAWMGTATEEIAVVVGPSLGGLLNATFGNATELIIALVALNAGLIDVVKASITGSIISNLLLVMGFSMLLGGLRYKEQTFQPIVARVNAASMNLAVIAILMPTAMNYTSQGINEQTLQNLSIAVAVVLILVYALTLLFSMKTHSYLYDVGVAETEEEETPHAKPNMMLWVGVLLVCTLLVALESEMLVDSLEVATSQLGLTALFTGVILVPIVGNAAEHATAVTVAMKDKMDLSLSVAVGSSMQIALFVAPVLVIAGRVLGQPMDLDFKPFELVAVVVSVLIANSISSDGKSNWLEGTLLLAAYTVLGFAFYFHPVMESMG, encoded by the coding sequence ATGTCAACCAAAAACATTATTCTTTTCGTTTTATTACTGTTTATCCCAGTTTCTGTTGCAGCCCACTTTTTGGAGTGGGGAGAATTAATAGTTTTCATTACAGCTGGATTAGCGATTCTGCCCTTAGCAGCGTGGATGGGTACAGCCACAGAAGAAATTGCTGTGGTAGTGGGGCCATCATTGGGGGGTTTGTTAAACGCCACCTTTGGCAATGCAACAGAACTAATCATCGCCCTAGTAGCGCTGAATGCTGGGTTAATAGATGTAGTTAAAGCCAGTATCACGGGATCGATTATCAGCAACTTACTGCTGGTAATGGGTTTTTCCATGCTTTTGGGAGGACTACGTTACAAAGAACAGACATTTCAGCCAATTGTGGCGCGGGTGAATGCTGCTTCGATGAATTTGGCAGTGATTGCCATTTTGATGCCTACGGCGATGAATTATACTTCTCAAGGAATTAACGAACAAACGCTGCAAAATCTTTCTATTGCTGTTGCCGTCGTATTAATCCTGGTTTACGCTTTAACGCTGCTATTTTCGATGAAAACCCACTCCTATTTATATGATGTGGGTGTAGCGGAGACAGAAGAAGAGGAAACCCCTCATGCTAAACCAAATATGATGTTGTGGGTTGGTGTACTGCTAGTATGTACCTTGTTAGTGGCACTTGAGTCAGAAATGCTAGTAGATTCTCTGGAGGTGGCCACATCTCAGCTAGGCTTGACGGCGCTGTTTACAGGGGTAATTTTGGTTCCCATCGTCGGTAATGCGGCTGAACACGCCACAGCTGTCACCGTAGCGATGAAAGATAAGATGGATCTTTCCCTTTCGGTAGCTGTGGGATCGAGTATGCAGATTGCCCTATTTGTCGCGCCCGTGTTGGTGATAGCGGGGCGAGTATTGGGACAACCAATGGATTTGGATTTCAAACCCTTTGAATTAGTAGCTGTGGTTGTATCAGTGTTGATTGCAAACAGTATTAGTTCTGATGGTAAATCCAATTGGCTCGAAGGCACTTTGTTACTAGCTGCTTATACAGTGTTGGGGTTCGCCTTCTACTTCCATCCAGTTATGGAAAGTATGGGGTAG